The following coding sequences are from one Formosa haliotis window:
- a CDS encoding AAA family ATPase — protein MKILKVELQNINSLKSDTPIVIDFENEAFKDVGLYAITGSTGAGKTTILDAITIALYQSVPRFNNTKGSLIDVVSHGAHEAISRLTFENKAMVYEAIWSMCLSTSTGKRLQNPQEKVSLKNLTTGEILADQKRQVLSEVVRVTQLDYNQFLRSVMLAQGEFASFLSAKGPEKGKLLEQITGEQIYKKIGQGILERKSLEDSKLKDLEAKINSDDILSDEKKIELSQKDQALDAEILTAQKNIDAVQHIINWYTSFSELTKTSKTIEEDLHVLHQEFESHKPEFQALDLNEKAEPFKELLVEINRTEKTLLDKSNQLKVLEAELKQLEPEIEQQNLRFKTQTDTLSKAEEVFNAWLPKFDSITTLDGKIKTEGENLTKLKVKVRETQTKIENLNTDKTKISKDLSETEAKIKIGETFISENKFLLEVDTELSKWTSDLTTLNAKKTELKALSESIVQKAEDVEKTSVQLKSHKELLQKNMLGITETEKKINAIQEQLVKHNVRDLLAEEKALRLKESQWKQFKELSEDLQKQERELTEIKKQETTLSAELVTVQKQLTTVKQQIETQEISVSDAEKILDLEKSISKYEADRQHLEAGKPCGLCGSKVHPFAEHLETIGVSKSELELNKRKDILKKLNTSKSEFDKNEVKCITSIQNISKQSQIILDTIKQIHLKASQLDISCDLKHGSKINIEINTLTDRLKVLGETLTFSQKLQTDKDKLQSRFNNQNEAIGVLKLKVATLEENFKNGTSEIEVKQKSKSELTTLSLGLESALNTKLAKFNYDLPTVVNTNAFIENIEKSIANYVLAQKRLDELKADVKLFNSNLIHIDKELKAQSELQENIQTDMKTSEAKIIQQKTDRIAILPLDISVESKRHSLQTAKSTLAKEVEVSKKSVQAVLDTKLKKEALKVEHNESQLQLQQHKQHLNSALQTQLTNSEFKDKAEVETALLDKVDKEKFDKNRDELEKKQLRLKTLKDSNLKAISELHASKKIDSSEVESRQQFEVLKTKKDELLAGKGEIKEAFRKDAEIRSRNLETYKKIEAQAEICRVWRELFKIIGNSKDAFNVYVQRLTLKHLLDLANVHLYNLNKRYSLKMEEDYKPKEELNFSLIDHYQTDQMRLVDTSSGGEKFIISLALALGLSDLASKNVKIDSLFIDEGFGTLDSNTLETVISTLETLQSQGKMIGIISHVENLKERIPTQIQITKKNNGVSVLHIVQK, from the coding sequence ATGAAAATTTTAAAAGTAGAATTACAAAATATAAATTCATTGAAATCTGATACTCCTATTGTTATCGATTTTGAAAATGAAGCCTTTAAAGACGTCGGATTATACGCCATAACGGGATCTACAGGAGCCGGAAAAACCACTATTTTAGATGCCATAACTATTGCCTTATATCAGAGTGTTCCGCGCTTTAACAATACAAAAGGGAGCTTGATCGATGTTGTTAGTCATGGTGCCCATGAGGCTATAAGTCGTCTAACTTTTGAAAATAAAGCCATGGTTTACGAGGCAATTTGGAGTATGTGCCTAAGCACAAGTACCGGTAAACGGCTTCAAAATCCTCAAGAAAAAGTCAGTTTAAAAAACCTAACTACAGGTGAAATTTTAGCCGATCAGAAACGGCAAGTACTCTCAGAAGTTGTTCGTGTAACCCAATTAGATTACAATCAGTTTTTAAGATCGGTTATGTTAGCCCAAGGCGAATTTGCTTCATTTTTATCGGCTAAAGGTCCCGAAAAAGGGAAATTGTTAGAGCAAATAACCGGAGAACAGATTTATAAAAAAATCGGACAAGGAATTTTGGAACGAAAATCTCTTGAAGATAGTAAGCTTAAAGATTTAGAAGCTAAAATTAATTCGGATGACATTTTAAGCGACGAAAAGAAAATTGAATTATCTCAAAAAGATCAGGCACTCGATGCCGAAATTCTTACAGCACAAAAGAATATCGATGCTGTACAACATATTATAAATTGGTATACTTCGTTTTCGGAATTGACAAAAACTTCAAAAACAATAGAGGAGGACCTACATGTATTACATCAAGAATTTGAATCCCACAAACCCGAATTTCAAGCTTTAGATTTAAATGAAAAAGCAGAGCCGTTTAAAGAGCTTTTAGTCGAAATAAATAGAACAGAAAAAACGCTGTTAGACAAATCCAATCAGTTAAAAGTTTTAGAAGCTGAACTTAAACAATTAGAGCCAGAAATTGAGCAGCAAAATTTACGGTTTAAAACACAGACCGATACTTTAAGTAAAGCAGAAGAAGTTTTTAATGCTTGGTTACCTAAATTTGATAGTATTACTACTCTAGATGGCAAAATAAAAACTGAGGGTGAAAACTTAACAAAATTGAAAGTTAAGGTACGTGAAACGCAAACTAAAATAGAAAATTTAAATACAGATAAAACTAAGATTTCAAAAGACCTATCAGAAACCGAAGCAAAAATTAAAATAGGGGAAACCTTTATTTCTGAAAACAAATTTTTACTAGAAGTCGATACAGAACTATCCAAATGGACTAGCGATTTAACCACTCTAAATGCGAAGAAAACAGAATTAAAAGCACTATCGGAATCTATTGTTCAAAAGGCAGAAGACGTTGAGAAAACTTCTGTACAGTTAAAATCGCACAAGGAACTACTGCAGAAAAATATGCTCGGCATTACAGAAACTGAAAAGAAAATCAATGCCATACAAGAGCAATTAGTAAAACATAATGTAAGGGACCTTTTAGCCGAAGAGAAAGCTTTACGATTAAAGGAATCGCAATGGAAACAGTTCAAAGAACTCTCTGAAGACTTACAAAAGCAAGAAAGGGAATTAACTGAAATAAAAAAACAGGAAACAACATTATCTGCAGAATTAGTTACTGTTCAAAAACAATTAACAACAGTTAAGCAACAAATAGAAACTCAGGAAATTTCCGTTTCCGATGCTGAAAAAATATTAGATTTAGAGAAAAGTATTTCTAAATACGAAGCAGATCGGCAACATTTAGAAGCTGGGAAACCTTGTGGCTTGTGTGGTTCTAAAGTGCATCCGTTTGCAGAACATTTAGAGACCATTGGAGTTTCTAAATCGGAATTGGAATTAAACAAGAGGAAAGACATCTTAAAAAAATTAAATACTTCAAAATCTGAATTTGATAAAAACGAAGTAAAATGTATAACCTCAATACAAAATATATCTAAGCAGAGTCAAATCATATTAGACACAATAAAGCAAATTCATTTAAAAGCAAGTCAATTGGATATTTCGTGCGATTTAAAGCACGGTTCTAAAATAAATATCGAAATAAACACCTTGACCGATAGATTGAAAGTATTGGGGGAGACGCTTACCTTTTCGCAAAAACTTCAAACCGATAAAGATAAACTCCAAAGCCGATTTAATAATCAAAATGAAGCAATTGGTGTTTTGAAGTTGAAAGTGGCTACGCTAGAAGAAAACTTTAAAAACGGAACGTCAGAAATTGAAGTTAAACAAAAATCTAAGTCAGAGTTAACTACACTGAGTTTGGGTTTAGAGAGTGCTTTGAACACTAAATTGGCTAAATTTAATTATGATTTACCAACTGTAGTCAACACCAATGCTTTTATAGAAAACATAGAAAAATCTATAGCGAATTATGTTCTGGCACAAAAACGTCTCGATGAATTAAAGGCGGATGTTAAGTTGTTTAATTCTAATTTAATTCATATTGATAAGGAGTTAAAAGCGCAGTCTGAACTTCAGGAAAACATCCAAACAGATATGAAGACATCTGAAGCGAAAATCATTCAACAGAAAACAGATCGTATAGCTATTTTACCTTTAGATATTTCGGTAGAATCGAAGCGACATAGTTTACAAACGGCAAAATCCACTTTAGCTAAGGAGGTTGAGGTTAGTAAAAAATCGGTTCAAGCTGTATTAGATACAAAACTTAAAAAGGAAGCTCTTAAGGTTGAGCATAATGAGAGTCAGTTGCAATTACAACAGCACAAACAACACTTAAACTCGGCATTACAAACTCAGTTAACAAACAGTGAGTTTAAAGATAAAGCTGAAGTGGAAACGGCCTTATTAGACAAAGTCGATAAAGAGAAGTTCGATAAAAACAGAGACGAATTAGAGAAGAAACAACTGCGTTTAAAAACGCTTAAAGATTCCAATTTAAAAGCAATATCGGAGCTACATGCCTCTAAAAAAATTGATAGTAGTGAAGTAGAAAGTAGGCAACAATTTGAAGTGTTAAAGACCAAAAAGGATGAATTATTGGCTGGTAAAGGAGAAATTAAAGAAGCCTTTAGGAAAGATGCCGAAATTAGGTCAAGAAATCTAGAAACCTATAAAAAAATAGAGGCGCAAGCAGAAATTTGTAGAGTTTGGCGCGAATTATTTAAAATTATAGGAAATTCTAAAGACGCCTTTAATGTGTATGTGCAACGTTTAACCTTAAAGCATTTGTTAGATTTAGCGAATGTACATCTGTATAATTTAAACAAACGGTATTCCCTAAAAATGGAAGAGGATTACAAGCCAAAAGAAGAATTAAATTTTAGTTTAATAGATCATTATCAAACCGATCAAATGAGATTAGTCGATACGTCTAGCGGGGGCGAAAAGTTTATTATTAGCTTAGCCTTAGCTTTAGGATTATCTGATTTGGCTAGTAAGAATGTAAAAATAGACTCTTTATTTATAGATGAAGGATTTGGGACTTTAGATAGTAACACCCTAGAAACGGTAATTTCAACTTTAGAAACACTACAATCTCAAGGTAAAATGATTGGTATCATCTCGCATGTCGAAAATTTAAAAGAACGGATTCCTACTCAAATTCAAATTACTAAAAAGAATAATGGTGTGAGTGTCCTGCATATTGTTCAGAAATAA
- a CDS encoding exonuclease SbcCD subunit D C-terminal domain-containing protein, producing the protein MKILHTADWHLGHRLHEQSQFEEQTLFLNWIEHYIIDQEIDVLLISGDVFDTGSPSNQSLEMYYSFLVKLKGTSCSSVIITGGNHDSAGTLNAPKHILGALSIHVVGKATENIADEVFKIEVKGEAVIIGAVPYLRDGDIRKAVAGETFDELTDKYKTALINHYKKSAEQCKLINTTHAPVIGMGHLFATGGSVSDSEQNIYVGTLGHIGAEDFPEYFDYIALGHLHRPQVIGGTNRVRYSGSPHILSFSEINYDKQILVLTVEHNAIKNVSPVEVPRFREFYRVSGTLEECIAEFPKLMSNPYQLTPWVEIILDEDHTVNTDILKLEAEKYPFEILKMSLKHQRKIKGIEELLESTKSIKELQPTEVFKLKCEEMGYDLKQTPEIWDAFNEILQSVKNQ; encoded by the coding sequence TTGAAAATACTTCATACTGCCGACTGGCATTTAGGACATAGATTGCACGAACAATCGCAATTCGAGGAGCAAACCTTATTCTTAAATTGGATAGAACACTATATTATAGACCAAGAGATTGATGTGTTGCTAATTTCGGGAGATGTCTTTGATACGGGATCACCTTCTAATCAAAGTCTAGAAATGTACTACAGTTTTTTAGTGAAATTAAAAGGCACCAGTTGCTCGTCTGTTATTATTACTGGAGGGAATCACGATTCTGCAGGAACTTTAAATGCGCCTAAACATATTTTGGGAGCGTTGTCTATTCATGTGGTTGGTAAAGCTACCGAAAACATAGCCGATGAAGTATTTAAAATTGAGGTAAAAGGAGAAGCTGTTATTATTGGTGCTGTTCCGTATTTACGAGACGGGGATATTAGAAAAGCAGTAGCAGGAGAAACTTTTGATGAATTGACAGATAAATATAAAACCGCTCTAATTAATCATTATAAAAAATCTGCCGAGCAGTGTAAACTAATAAATACGACCCATGCACCGGTAATAGGCATGGGCCATTTATTCGCAACTGGTGGCTCTGTTTCAGATAGCGAACAAAACATTTATGTGGGGACTTTAGGGCATATTGGTGCCGAAGATTTTCCTGAATATTTCGATTATATTGCCCTTGGGCATTTGCACAGACCACAAGTTATTGGCGGTACTAATCGGGTTAGATATTCTGGATCTCCTCATATTTTAAGCTTTAGTGAGATTAATTACGATAAACAAATTCTGGTTTTAACGGTTGAACATAATGCAATTAAAAATGTATCCCCTGTGGAGGTGCCACGTTTTAGGGAATTTTACAGGGTGTCGGGTACGTTAGAGGAATGTATAGCAGAATTTCCTAAACTTATGTCTAACCCATATCAATTAACACCTTGGGTAGAAATTATACTAGATGAAGACCATACGGTTAATACCGATATATTAAAATTAGAAGCAGAAAAGTATCCGTTCGAAATTTTAAAAATGTCTTTAAAACATCAACGAAAAATTAAGGGTATAGAAGAATTATTAGAAAGTACAAAATCTATAAAAGAGTTACAACCTACAGAAGTTTTTAAATTGAAATGTGAGGAAATGGGCTACGATTTAAAACAAACTCCAGAAATTTGGGATGCGTTTAATGAAATCTTACAATCGGTTAAAAATCAATAA
- a CDS encoding phosphatase domain-containing protein, whose protein sequence is MNKKEKAVVIWHLTCLHLEGKTLIKGTLLERLPQPYNANTRTYQHASHVLQTYLTNPYKNADIWIVTEAETVQVQTDDSGNFQMLSSYTLEKQPAFKISEDGPFLKVAQTYPITFPCSKSPFDVISDIDDTAIHSYSTQFLKRVIKILFYTPSERDVVSGTQQLLQGFNLHGARINYVSKSESNLFYLLAKVFKTHKLPQGAMLLTPYLSLLELLIPKKGLDFKFETIQFLLTHTPHKKYVLIGDDSQKDVVVYTKIIKAFPNRILKVYIRQTQPELQANQKENLDALLATQVPVLYFKQDNFIDVKQELLTLKQ, encoded by the coding sequence TTGAATAAAAAAGAAAAAGCTGTTGTTATTTGGCATTTAACATGTTTACATTTAGAAGGTAAAACCTTAATAAAAGGAACGCTTCTAGAAAGATTACCTCAACCATATAATGCCAATACAAGAACATACCAACATGCTTCCCATGTATTGCAAACCTATTTGACCAATCCTTATAAAAATGCAGATATTTGGATTGTCACCGAGGCGGAAACCGTTCAAGTCCAAACCGATGATTCCGGTAATTTTCAAATGCTAAGCTCGTATACCCTGGAGAAACAACCGGCTTTTAAAATTTCGGAAGATGGTCCATTTTTAAAGGTAGCACAAACTTACCCGATAACTTTTCCATGTTCCAAGAGCCCCTTTGATGTGATTTCTGATATCGATGATACTGCCATACATTCTTATAGTACTCAATTTTTAAAACGTGTTATTAAAATACTTTTTTATACTCCATCGGAAAGAGATGTAGTAAGCGGCACACAACAATTATTGCAGGGATTTAATTTACATGGCGCACGCATAAATTATGTTTCTAAAAGTGAAAGCAATTTGTTTTACCTTTTAGCAAAAGTTTTTAAAACTCATAAATTACCCCAAGGTGCCATGTTGCTTACCCCCTATCTAAGCCTGCTTGAACTACTAATACCGAAAAAGGGATTAGATTTTAAATTTGAAACCATTCAATTCCTACTAACACATACGCCTCATAAAAAATACGTATTAATTGGCGACGATAGCCAGAAGGATGTTGTGGTATACACTAAAATAATTAAAGCTTTTCCAAATCGTATTTTAAAGGTATATATACGACAAACACAACCTGAGTTACAGGCCAACCAAAAAGAAAATCTAGATGCTTTATTGGCCACACAAGTTCCGGTCTTATACTTTAAACAGGATAACTTTATCGATGTAAAACAAGAACTACTAACACTAAAACAATAG
- a CDS encoding diacylglycerol/lipid kinase family protein: MKLLFVVNPISGGIDKEPFLTDAKAFCKKYAITYKVFKTSGSQDEEGLKIVLDTFKPDRVASVGGDGTTLFTAIVLQNTNLPMGIIPLGSANGMATELNVNSKPIEALKDLIISEVIGDLDMVLVNDTYHSIHIGDVGINAKIVEAYEKDKNRGMVTYAKYFLEEIQNIEPFAITIEANDKHIEEEGVMLGISNSRKYGTGVPLNAEGNPMDGKFELVVVRKIDANLLLKAGLSKFDDRFYDGENQFILSTDSAKISFETPRMLQLDGEIIGKFKSLKVDILKGAVKLITHHDNMYIKRK; the protein is encoded by the coding sequence ATGAAACTATTATTCGTAGTTAACCCCATATCTGGAGGTATAGATAAAGAACCTTTTTTAACAGATGCCAAGGCATTTTGCAAGAAATATGCGATCACTTATAAAGTGTTTAAAACTTCAGGATCGCAGGACGAAGAAGGTTTAAAAATTGTTTTAGATACTTTTAAACCAGATCGAGTGGCGTCTGTTGGTGGTGATGGTACCACTCTGTTTACGGCCATAGTTTTACAAAACACGAATCTTCCCATGGGAATTATTCCTTTAGGTTCTGCCAATGGTATGGCTACAGAGCTTAATGTAAATTCAAAACCAATAGAAGCCTTAAAAGACTTAATCATTTCTGAAGTTATTGGAGATTTAGATATGGTTTTAGTAAACGACACGTACCATTCTATACATATTGGCGATGTGGGTATAAACGCTAAGATTGTTGAGGCTTACGAGAAAGATAAAAATAGAGGAATGGTGACTTATGCGAAATATTTTTTAGAAGAAATACAGAACATAGAACCTTTTGCTATTACCATAGAAGCCAACGACAAACATATAGAGGAAGAAGGTGTCATGCTAGGCATTTCGAATTCTCGAAAATATGGAACGGGCGTTCCTTTAAATGCCGAAGGGAACCCTATGGATGGTAAATTTGAACTTGTTGTTGTAAGAAAAATTGATGCCAATCTTTTGTTGAAAGCCGGCTTATCTAAATTTGACGATCGCTTTTACGATGGTGAAAACCAATTCATTTTAAGTACCGATAGTGCTAAAATAAGTTTTGAAACACCTAGAATGTTACAACTGGATGGTGAAATTATAGGAAAGTTTAAATCCCTTAAAGTAGACATTCTAAAAGGTGCTGTAAAACTGATAACTCATCATGATAATATGTATATAAAGCGTAAATAA
- a CDS encoding NAD(P)-dependent oxidoreductase: MEKPTIGFIGLGLMGGNMVENLQKRGFELIVMDLNKDEVAKVIARGNATEASSPKELAEKSDIIMFCLTTSAVVEKIVYGENGILAGIKEGSVLIDFGTSIPASTIKIGKDLAEKGAGMIDAPLGRTPAHAKDGLLNIMAAGDKDTFEKVKPILDQQGENVFYLGGLGSGHTTKLINNFMGMTTVVAMSQAFAAAKLAGVDKQQLFDIMSSGPSNSPFMKFCKNYAVDDVSDLGFSIANANKDLGYFVQMMNDLGTVSKIAEATSSNLQAALNADMGSGNVPEIYDYFVSLEK; encoded by the coding sequence ATGGAAAAACCAACTATTGGATTTATTGGACTTGGCCTTATGGGTGGAAACATGGTAGAAAATCTACAAAAAAGAGGGTTCGAGTTAATAGTAATGGATCTTAATAAGGACGAAGTTGCAAAAGTTATCGCTCGCGGTAATGCTACGGAAGCGTCTTCTCCTAAAGAATTAGCTGAAAAAAGTGATATTATAATGTTCTGTCTTACAACATCTGCTGTTGTAGAAAAGATCGTTTATGGTGAAAATGGTATTTTAGCTGGAATTAAAGAAGGTTCCGTTTTGATTGATTTCGGGACATCTATTCCTGCTTCTACAATCAAAATTGGTAAAGACTTAGCAGAAAAAGGTGCTGGAATGATTGATGCGCCTCTTGGACGTACTCCTGCACATGCGAAAGACGGCTTGCTTAACATTATGGCAGCTGGAGATAAAGACACATTTGAAAAAGTAAAACCTATTTTAGACCAACAAGGTGAAAATGTATTTTACTTAGGCGGACTTGGATCTGGTCATACAACAAAGTTAATTAACAACTTTATGGGAATGACAACTGTAGTTGCTATGTCTCAAGCTTTTGCTGCTGCAAAACTAGCTGGAGTAGACAAGCAACAACTTTTTGATATCATGTCTTCTGGACCATCTAACTCACCATTTATGAAATTCTGTAAAAACTACGCTGTAGACGACGTAAGTGATTTAGGATTCTCTATTGCAAATGCCAATAAAGATTTAGGGTATTTTGTACAAATGATGAATGATCTTGGAACAGTTTCAAAAATTGCTGAAGCAACATCTTCAAACTTACAAGCTGCTTTAAATGCAGATATGGGTAGTGGTAATGTACCAGAAATTTACGATTACTTCGTATCTTTAGAAAAATAA
- a CDS encoding GNAT family N-acetyltransferase: MIKIIKANVEHSELIAEIGRQAFLESHGTSASAEDLNSFITKTYNTQQIAEEFKNTKAHYHIIYCNEEVAGFSKIELSTPNKDIPELNVTKLDRLYLLNAFYGQGLGAKLFDYNIQLSKNEHQKGIWLAVWVNNQRAIDFYNKMGFKIAGAYNFKISETRSNPNHIMFLKY, encoded by the coding sequence ATGATTAAAATAATAAAAGCAAATGTTGAGCATTCTGAATTAATTGCTGAAATTGGTAGACAGGCATTTTTAGAATCTCACGGCACTAGCGCTTCTGCAGAAGATTTAAATAGTTTTATAACTAAGACTTATAATACGCAGCAAATAGCGGAGGAGTTTAAAAATACGAAAGCACATTATCATATTATTTATTGTAATGAGGAAGTGGCTGGATTTTCAAAAATAGAACTGAGCACACCCAATAAAGATATCCCAGAATTGAATGTTACTAAACTTGATCGACTCTATCTTTTAAACGCATTTTACGGTCAAGGATTAGGTGCTAAATTATTTGATTATAATATACAATTGTCTAAAAATGAACATCAGAAAGGGATTTGGTTAGCTGTTTGGGTGAATAATCAACGAGCGATAGATTTTTATAACAAAATGGGGTTTAAGATTGCCGGAGCCTATAATTTTAAAATATCGGAAACGCGCTCAAACCCTAATCATATCATGTTCCTGAAATATTAA